Genomic DNA from Streptomyces sp. NBC_01571:
AACAGCACGACGAGCACGATCGCCACGATCAGCAGGTGCCAGGGTTCCAGGCCGTTGCGGAGCATCGTGCGCCCGCCCTTCCTCGCATCGGTCGAGGGAGCGTCCCGTGGTCCGCCGCCCCCAAGAAGATTGCCACTTTGCGCAACTGTACAACCGGTGACCGATGACCGGGTCAGGACCGGCGGGCTCTGCGGGCTCTGCGGGCTCTGCGAACAGGATGAACTCGATGTCCTGGACGGGCTCGGCACGCTCGACTGGCTCGGCACGCTGGACGTGCTGGGGAAAGTCGCGTCGCCTTCAGGCGCCGAAGCCGCGCAGCCGCCGACCCGCCGCCTGGGCGGGCAGCCCGGACCGGTCGGCCCGGTCCGTCAGTTGTCCGACCATGAGGCGTACGACGGTCACCACGTCCGGGTCGTCGACGAAGTAGACCTGTCGCCGGCCCTCGCGCCGGGACCGTACGAGGCCGGCGAGCTTCAGCTTGGTGAGGTGCTGGCTCACCGCGGGCAGCGCACCGCCGACCCGCTCGGAGAGTCCGGTCACGTCGCTCTCGCCCTGCGCCAGCGCCCACACGATGTGCAGCCGTGCCGACGACGCGAGCAGCCCGAAGGCGGCGGCCGCCTCCGCCAGCACCTCGGCGGACGGATCGTCGAAGCCGCCGACCTCCGTCGCCACCGTGTTCCCTCCCCCTCGCCGCGATCGTCCCGCGCGAACCGCCCCGGCCGCCATGTGAACCGTCCCAGTCTAGGGAGCCCCGCCGGCCGAGGGGACGGGACGCGGCCCGACCGGGCCGGCTCGGACGGAAACGGGCTCCTGGCGGCCGGACGCCGACTGTCAGTGCCGTGGTGCACACTCGCGCTCAGTTGCCGAATGTCCCGGAGGGCACCGTGTTCACGGGGATCGACGAGGTCGCCTGGGCCTCGATGAAGCATGCCTACGGAAGCGCGGAGGAAGTACCGCGCCTGCTGCGGGGACTGGCTTCGCCCAGCCCCCAGGAGCGTGAGAGGGCGCTCGACGGCATGTACGGAGCCGTGCACCACCAGGGCGACGTGTACGACTCGACACTCGCGTGCATCCCGTTCCTCTTCGCGCTCGTCGCTCGGGCGGAACTCCCCGACCGGAGCGGCGTCGTGGAGCTGCTCGTCAGCATCGGGGGAGGAGCGACCGCCGACGAACAGCCGCTCGAGGACGCGGATCCCGTCGGGGAGCGACCGGCCGAAGGGGCGGATCCCGCCGACGACAACCACGCGATGGCCCGGACCGCGGTAGGGGCGGGTGCCGCGGTCTTCGCCCAGCTGGTCGGGGACCGGGACCCGGAGGTGCGCCGGGCGGCGGCGCCGGCGCTGACGCGCTTCCTCGACGAACCGGAGCGGGTGCTCGGGCTGTTGGCGGAGCGACTCGACGAGGAACAGGAGGACCGAGTCCGCCCGGCCCTCGCCGAGGCCCTCGGTCTCTTCGCGCGCCTGCGTCCCTCGGTCGGCGCCGCGGCGGTGGACCGTCTGGTCGCGCTCTGTTCCGCACCGCACGACCCGGGGCTGCGGCTCGCCGCGCTCGGCCAACTCGCCGGCTGCGCCCCCGATCGCCTGCCCATCGACCTCGTGTCCACCGTCGTCGCGCTCCTCAGGGCCAGATCCCGGTGGCCCCGGGTCGAGGACCTGCCCGAGCGGCCCGACACGGACACACTCATCGGTCGGCTGCGACGCCTGCGCCCGGCCGACGAGGAGGGCTCTCAGCTCCTGCGGACGCTGCACACCGCGCTCGGTGGGCGGACGGCCGACCGGATCGCCCTGCTCAACGGGCAGTTGACCTGTGACGCGGCCACCGACCGGTGCAACGCCGTGTGGATGTCGGCGGGGCTGTTCTGCGAATGGCGCGGATCGTACGAGGAACCGGTCGCCTTGATCGGCGAGCAACTCCTGCTGGGGGACGGGCGGTTGCGTGACGCGGCCGTCTCGGTCCTGGGGGATCTCTTCACCCTGGCCCGACCGGCCGCCGACCACCTCGCCGAGCTGGTGGCCACCGGTCCCGAGCACTCGACACGCCGGTGGGAGCGCGGGGCACCGACGCTGGGCGGAGCGCTCAAGGCGCTGGCCAGGGCCGGGGACCGGCGAGCGGTACCCGCGCTCGCCGAAGTACTGGGCGGACCGGTCGTACCGTACGACGCCGGATACACCATCAAGTACCTGGGCGCGGCGGCGGAACCGCTCGGCCCGCTGCTGCGCGCACGGCTCGGCGAGGTGCCCCTCGACTCGCCCGACGCGTACGACCACGCCTCGCCGCTGCTGTCCGCCCTGGGCGGGCTGCGGCACACCGACGCGCTGCCGGAGGTGCTGCGGCTGCTGCGCGGCATGACGGCCGAACTACGCGGCCGGGAACGGCTGGTGAAGGCGGCCACGCAGACCCTGGGCGCGTTCGGACCTGCGGCGCGGGAGGCACTGCCGGTCCTGCGCGAGCTGCTGGACGGCGAGTACGCGGTGGCGGCGGCGTCCGCGCTCTGGTCGGTGGAGGGGGACGCCGGGGCCGTACTGCCGGTGCTTCGGCGGGAGTTGACGCGAGGGAAGCACGCCCGCGCGAGCGCCGAAGCACTGGGGCGGTTGGGTCCCGCGGCGGGCGCCGCGGTGCCCGACCTGCGCCGCATGGCAGCGTCGGAGGACGTCTGGAAACAGGCGGCGGCCGCGGGGGCCCTGTGGGACGTCGCCGGGGAGCCGGATCCGGTCCTCACGGCGCTCCGTTCGGCCTGGGGACGGAACGTGCACACGCGTGGCACGCTGGCCGCGTGTCTGGGCCGAATGGGTCCGGCGGGTACACCCGCCCACGCTCTGCTCCGTACGGAACTCGCCGCACCGCGACGGCACCAGGCGCGGTCCGCCGGGCACGGCAGCCACGACATCGTCGAGGACGAACAACTGCTGCGCCTCTGCCGGACCGCCCTGGAGAGCGCCCGGCCGGGGCCGCGGCAGGCGACGTTCGCCCCGCCGCGAGGCCCGGCACGCACCCTCGCCGCACCGGAAGGGAGTGACGAGCCGTGCTGAGTGGCGCGTCGAGGACATCGTCCTCAGCCGGTCTTCCGTCCCCACAGTGGCCCGATCCGCTGCCACTCCTCGTCCCACTGCTCCATACGGCGCCGCTCCATGTGTCCGCGCACGAGCCGCCCGCCCATGAACGGCACGCCCGCGGCGCTCA
This window encodes:
- a CDS encoding metalloregulator ArsR/SmtB family transcription factor, which encodes MATEVGGFDDPSAEVLAEAAAAFGLLASSARLHIVWALAQGESDVTGLSERVGGALPAVSQHLTKLKLAGLVRSRREGRRQVYFVDDPDVVTVVRLMVGQLTDRADRSGLPAQAAGRRLRGFGA
- a CDS encoding HEAT repeat domain-containing protein — translated: MFTGIDEVAWASMKHAYGSAEEVPRLLRGLASPSPQERERALDGMYGAVHHQGDVYDSTLACIPFLFALVARAELPDRSGVVELLVSIGGGATADEQPLEDADPVGERPAEGADPADDNHAMARTAVGAGAAVFAQLVGDRDPEVRRAAAPALTRFLDEPERVLGLLAERLDEEQEDRVRPALAEALGLFARLRPSVGAAAVDRLVALCSAPHDPGLRLAALGQLAGCAPDRLPIDLVSTVVALLRARSRWPRVEDLPERPDTDTLIGRLRRLRPADEEGSQLLRTLHTALGGRTADRIALLNGQLTCDAATDRCNAVWMSAGLFCEWRGSYEEPVALIGEQLLLGDGRLRDAAVSVLGDLFTLARPAADHLAELVATGPEHSTRRWERGAPTLGGALKALARAGDRRAVPALAEVLGGPVVPYDAGYTIKYLGAAAEPLGPLLRARLGEVPLDSPDAYDHASPLLSALGGLRHTDALPEVLRLLRGMTAELRGRERLVKAATQTLGAFGPAAREALPVLRELLDGEYAVAAASALWSVEGDAGAVLPVLRRELTRGKHARASAEALGRLGPAAGAAVPDLRRMAASEDVWKQAAAAGALWDVAGEPDPVLTALRSAWGRNVHTRGTLAACLGRMGPAGTPAHALLRTELAAPRRHQARSAGHGSHDIVEDEQLLRLCRTALESARPGPRQATFAPPRGPARTLAAPEGSDEPC